One Leisingera sp. M658 genomic window carries:
- a CDS encoding lytic murein transglycosylase translates to MRKWVAASLVAGGAMAAEAAPDSSLRPAQRPGLHEQEVQGEAIQLAAATALRPAARPAAAIQEPVLAAADLNFQGWIKAFRSRAKAQGVSAPVLDSAFSGVSYDAEVIRRDRNQSEFTKTIWDYLDSAASELRVKNGKAALQAQRARLDQIEATYGVEKEIVVAVWGLESSYGTFRGKMDVIRSLATLAFDGRRGTFFEGQLVAALKILQAGDVAARKMTGSWAGAMGHTQFIPTSYLDYAVDFTGDGKRDIWSDNPADALASTAAYLKKFGWVKGQPWGVEVALPKGFDYTLADREIEKNASDWAALGVKGLDGHPVADHGPAAILLPAGSTGTAFMIFGNFAVLERYNTADAYVIGVGHLADRIKGGAPIQGSWPRNDRALTLSEREEMQQRLTRAGFDTEGIDGKIGPKTIGAVRAYQVAKGLTPDGYASPRLLEDLR, encoded by the coding sequence GTACAGGGCGAAGCCATTCAATTGGCTGCAGCCACAGCTCTGCGACCTGCGGCAAGGCCAGCGGCCGCCATCCAAGAGCCTGTGCTTGCCGCTGCTGACCTGAATTTCCAAGGCTGGATCAAGGCGTTCCGCAGCCGTGCCAAAGCGCAGGGCGTCAGCGCACCGGTGCTGGACAGTGCCTTTTCCGGGGTCAGTTATGATGCTGAGGTGATCCGCCGCGACCGCAACCAGTCGGAATTCACCAAGACGATCTGGGACTATCTGGACAGCGCCGCCTCGGAGCTGCGGGTGAAGAACGGCAAGGCGGCACTGCAGGCACAGCGCGCCCGGCTGGATCAAATCGAAGCAACCTATGGCGTCGAAAAAGAGATCGTGGTGGCGGTCTGGGGATTGGAAAGCAGCTATGGCACGTTCCGCGGCAAGATGGATGTGATCCGTTCCTTGGCAACGCTGGCCTTTGACGGGCGGCGCGGGACGTTTTTCGAGGGTCAGCTGGTGGCCGCACTGAAGATCTTGCAGGCCGGAGATGTCGCAGCCCGCAAAATGACCGGCAGCTGGGCCGGTGCCATGGGGCACACCCAGTTCATCCCGACATCGTACCTGGATTATGCAGTGGATTTCACCGGCGACGGCAAGCGCGACATCTGGTCGGACAATCCGGCTGATGCGCTGGCCTCAACCGCGGCTTACCTCAAGAAATTCGGCTGGGTGAAAGGCCAGCCCTGGGGTGTGGAAGTGGCGTTGCCTAAGGGGTTTGACTACACTCTGGCGGATCGGGAGATTGAAAAAAACGCCTCGGACTGGGCAGCACTTGGCGTCAAAGGGTTGGATGGACACCCGGTCGCTGATCACGGCCCCGCCGCAATCCTGTTGCCGGCGGGCAGTACCGGTACAGCCTTCATGATCTTTGGAAACTTTGCGGTACTGGAGCGCTACAACACTGCCGACGCCTATGTGATCGGTGTCGGTCATCTGGCCGACCGGATCAAGGGCGGCGCGCCGATCCAGGGCAGCTGGCCGCGCAACGACCGGGCGCTGACCCTGTCCGAACGGGAAGAGATGCAGCAGCGGCTGACCCGGGCGGGTTTTGACACCGAGGGCATTGATGGCAAGATCGGGCCAAAAACTATTGGCGCGGTGCGTGCCTATCAGGTCGCCAAAGGCCTGACGCCGGACGGATATGCCTCACCAAGGCTGCTGGAAGACCTGCGGTAG